One stretch of Caldisericota bacterium DNA includes these proteins:
- a CDS encoding TetR/AcrR family transcriptional regulator: protein MRKKKVDRRKKIIESALILFLRKGFNGTSVAEITDLSGISKGNFYTYFSSKEELLKEIVNTVIDSIKNELENNIKEKDNPLEALEEFFRTNLSLAKTYTPSIIISLREAGFAPIDSRKTLSESIDQKIKEALKFFIISLKGSCNEEDITLIWGTTLAFWIDVGMQGKTPSIKKLSKKIWYGLNAKGGS, encoded by the coding sequence ATGAGAAAAAAGAAAGTAGATAGAAGAAAGAAAATAATAGAATCTGCATTAATCCTTTTCTTAAGAAAAGGATTTAACGGAACATCAGTTGCTGAAATTACAGACCTTTCAGGCATTTCAAAAGGCAATTTCTATACTTACTTTAGCTCAAAGGAAGAGCTCCTCAAAGAAATTGTAAACACGGTAATCGATTCAATAAAGAATGAACTTGAAAACAACATAAAAGAAAAAGATAATCCACTTGAGGCGTTGGAAGAATTTTTTCGTACTAATCTTTCACTTGCTAAGACATACACCCCGAGCATTATCATTTCCCTAAGAGAAGCAGGGTTTGCACCAATAGATTCAAGAAAGACGCTCAGCGAATCAATAGATCAAAAAATAAAGGAAGCTTTAAAATTTTTTATCATTTCACTGAAAGGGAGTTGCAACGAAGAAGACATAACGCTGATATGGGGCACTACTCTTGCGTTCTGGATAGATGTTGGAATGCAGGGTAAAACACCGTCAATCAAAAAACTTAGTAAAAAAATCTGGTACGGATTGAACGCAAAAGGAGGAAGCTAA